In Corynebacterium matruchotii, a single genomic region encodes these proteins:
- a CDS encoding CinA family protein, translating to MSSTVTAREVITSLIDAGQTVATCESLTAGLLAATLADVPGASAALRGGLVTYATDLKHTLARVPQEVLVAHGPVARETAIAMARGVRDVCGADWGVSLTGVAGPDPQDGHPVGEVWVGVAGPEGTGVVHTGVAELAGTVLGSTDLLVGDRAAIRRQAVTAALAVMVRVRAGHIG from the coding sequence GTGAGTAGCACGGTTACGGCGCGGGAAGTCATCACTTCGCTTATCGACGCAGGTCAGACCGTTGCTACTTGTGAATCCCTCACCGCCGGGTTGCTGGCCGCCACGCTTGCCGACGTTCCCGGCGCTAGCGCCGCGCTTCGCGGTGGTCTGGTCACCTATGCGACGGACCTCAAGCACACGCTGGCGCGCGTGCCGCAGGAAGTACTGGTGGCGCATGGCCCGGTGGCGCGGGAAACCGCCATTGCCATGGCCCGTGGGGTGCGGGATGTGTGCGGCGCCGATTGGGGAGTGTCGTTGACCGGGGTGGCTGGCCCGGATCCGCAGGATGGCCACCCGGTGGGGGAGGTGTGGGTGGGTGTTGCCGGCCCGGAGGGCACTGGGGTGGTGCATACTGGGGTGGCCGAACTGGCCGGAACCGTTCTCGGATCGACAGACTTATTGGTGGGCGATCGGGCCGCAATCCGGCGCCAGGCGGTGACGGCAGCATTGGCGGTTATGGTGCGGGTTCGGGCTGGTCACATAGGTTGA
- a CDS encoding helix-turn-helix domain-containing protein: MMKYTAVLDKPVTKRTPKTPEPLLRQALGAALRSFRADKGITLRELAEISRVSPGYLSELERGRKEVSSELLASVCHALGTSVSDVLIEAAGSMAMQNVEKELVRV; encoded by the coding sequence ATGATGAAATATACCGCAGTTCTAGATAAGCCAGTAACAAAACGTACCCCGAAAACTCCAGAGCCGTTACTGCGGCAAGCTCTTGGTGCAGCGCTGCGCTCGTTTCGCGCTGACAAGGGAATTACGCTGAGGGAATTGGCCGAAATTTCTCGCGTGTCGCCCGGCTATTTGTCCGAGTTGGAGCGGGGTCGCAAAGAAGTGTCTTCCGAATTGCTAGCTAGTGTCTGTCACGCATTGGGGACGAGTGTGTCTGATGTTCTCATCGAAGCTGCTGGTTCCATGGCCATGCAGAATGTGGAAAAGGAACTAGTTCGGGTGTAG
- a CDS encoding PspA/IM30 family protein, with amino-acid sequence MANPFVKAWKYFMALFDSKIDEHADPKVQIQQAIEEAQRQHQELSQQAAAVIGNQRQLEMQLNRRLADIEKLQANTRQAIQLADKARASGDIQKATEYENAAEAFAAQLVTAEQSVEDTKKLHDQALQQASAAKKAVERNSMALQQKVAERTKLLSQLEQAKMQEKVAESIQSMNSITARDTPNLDQVREKIERRYANALGSAELAENTVQGRMAEIEQAGVQMAGHSRLEQIRAQMAGELSPGTSASPQQSIEAAKPQASVADDAVARRMRELRGDL; translated from the coding sequence ATGGCAAACCCCTTCGTGAAGGCATGGAAATATTTTATGGCCCTCTTCGATAGCAAGATCGACGAGCATGCGGATCCCAAAGTGCAGATCCAGCAGGCCATCGAAGAGGCCCAACGGCAGCATCAGGAATTGTCCCAGCAGGCAGCGGCGGTTATTGGTAACCAACGGCAGTTGGAGATGCAGTTGAACCGCAGGTTAGCGGATATTGAGAAGCTGCAGGCCAATACTCGGCAGGCCATCCAATTGGCGGATAAGGCTCGGGCTTCGGGGGACATCCAGAAAGCTACCGAGTATGAAAACGCCGCCGAGGCGTTTGCCGCCCAATTGGTAACTGCGGAGCAGTCGGTGGAGGACACCAAGAAACTGCACGATCAGGCTTTGCAGCAGGCTTCGGCTGCGAAGAAAGCAGTGGAACGCAACTCCATGGCGTTGCAGCAGAAAGTTGCAGAGCGCACCAAGCTTCTTAGCCAGCTGGAGCAGGCCAAGATGCAGGAGAAGGTGGCCGAGTCTATCCAGTCCATGAATTCCATCACCGCTCGGGATACGCCAAATTTGGATCAGGTGCGGGAAAAGATCGAGCGGCGTTATGCCAACGCTTTGGGCTCGGCCGAGCTGGCGGAGAATACGGTGCAGGGCCGCATGGCAGAAATCGAGCAGGCTGGGGTACAGATGGCTGGGCATTCCCGTCTAGAGCAGATTCGCGCCCAAATGGCGGGCGAATTGAGCCCTGGCACATCCGCAAGTCCGCAGCAGTCCATTGAAGCGGCTAAGCCCCAGGCTTCGGTTGCCGATGATGCGGTTGCCCGGCGGATGCGGGAGCTGCGTGGTGATCTATAA
- a CDS encoding multidrug effflux MFS transporter, which translates to MAASKTRISFLIILGALMSITSLSTDIYLPALPTMEAALGGDSELTITGFLIGFSLAQLLWGPISDRIGRKIPLIIGIILFIIGSIGCATSTSMTMVVFWRVFQALGACVGPMLSRAMIRDSYGVTEAARTLSTLAMIMAVAPIAGPLLGGALLTIGTWKLIFWVMAGVGVIFFGTIFFLPETLPSASRTHQLLWETFANYWTLLKTRTFMRYVLCVTAFYVAAYAFITGSPKVYITYFGVPEQYYGLFFGCNIIGLTLVSALNRRLVMSYTMDTLLRRSLVVAVISVVILTIFSITGIGGLWGIVIPMFVMFSMNGIIASCTNAAALNAVPPTMTGAAAALLGSLQYGSGIISSLLLALFVSDTPYAMTSIITFFVVLSALCMVGSTAHPAQPVRPGVDKH; encoded by the coding sequence ATGGCCGCATCAAAAACACGTATTTCTTTCCTAATTATTTTGGGTGCCCTGATGTCGATCACCTCACTATCGACCGACATTTATCTTCCAGCGCTTCCCACCATGGAAGCCGCATTGGGCGGTGACTCAGAGCTCACAATTACCGGTTTCCTCATCGGGTTTTCGCTTGCCCAATTATTATGGGGCCCAATTAGCGATCGGATTGGCCGAAAAATCCCCCTGATTATCGGCATCATTCTCTTCATCATTGGCAGCATTGGTTGTGCCACATCAACCAGTATGACAATGGTGGTCTTCTGGCGGGTATTCCAAGCACTGGGTGCCTGCGTGGGACCAATGCTGTCACGGGCAATGATCCGAGACAGCTATGGGGTCACCGAAGCCGCCCGAACATTATCCACCCTAGCAATGATTATGGCCGTGGCCCCCATCGCCGGCCCACTGCTCGGTGGTGCACTGTTGACGATAGGGACGTGGAAACTCATTTTCTGGGTCATGGCCGGTGTGGGCGTAATCTTCTTCGGAACGATATTTTTCTTGCCGGAAACCCTACCGTCAGCATCGCGCACCCACCAGTTGCTATGGGAAACCTTCGCTAACTACTGGACCTTACTGAAAACCAGAACATTCATGCGCTATGTGCTATGCGTCACCGCATTCTATGTGGCCGCCTACGCTTTTATCACCGGCTCACCCAAGGTATACATCACGTATTTTGGTGTGCCAGAACAGTATTATGGTCTGTTCTTTGGCTGCAATATCATTGGGCTCACCCTGGTTAGCGCGCTGAACCGTCGACTAGTCATGAGCTACACCATGGATACCCTGCTTCGGCGCTCTCTCGTGGTAGCAGTCATATCGGTAGTGATCCTAACGATATTTTCTATCACCGGCATTGGTGGTCTGTGGGGAATAGTCATTCCCATGTTCGTCATGTTCAGCATGAATGGGATCATCGCTTCCTGCACCAATGCTGCCGCCCTGAATGCAGTGCCACCCACCATGACTGGGGCAGCAGCTGCACTCTTGGGGTCGCTGCAATACGGCAGCGGCATTATCTCGTCGCTCCTGCTGGCGCTGTTTGTCTCGGACACACCATACGCCATGACCAGCATCATCACATTCTTTGTGGTGCTGTCCGCCCTCTGCATGGTGGGGAGCACCGCTCATCCTGCCCAACCGGTTCGGCCGGGCGTCGACAAGCATTAA
- a CDS encoding DUF2249 domain-containing protein produces the protein MPRDLPLANNASIPELDVVQIPHEIRHGAIHGALSTRDIGQAMIIIAPHNPLPLLREIAARDEEFAVEYLSEGPDAWRIQFTRTA, from the coding sequence ATGCCTCGTGATCTTCCGTTAGCCAATAATGCCAGTATTCCCGAGCTTGATGTGGTGCAGATTCCGCACGAAATCCGACATGGTGCGATTCATGGCGCATTGAGCACGCGCGATATCGGGCAGGCCATGATTATTATTGCGCCGCATAATCCATTGCCGTTGCTGCGGGAGATTGCGGCACGTGATGAGGAGTTCGCGGTCGAATATTTGAGTGAAGGCCCTGACGCTTGGCGGATTCAATTCACCCGTACCGCATAA
- a CDS encoding energy-coupling factor transporter transmembrane component T family protein: MIRSIPLGTYVPGASMIHRTPPMVKFCTLILAIIGTSIWVKSLYPALIFLAIAVILYGIARIPPRIMWAQLWPPIPLLLFLGAFQWWQLGWERAAAIMIVLFGSVMLAVLLTLTTTIEEMMDALERALRPTARLGVPVDTIVLTISLTIRLIPLMLNTINEVLDARKARGATFSITAFGTPVIIRSIRRAHHIADALWARGAGDG; this comes from the coding sequence ATGATCCGCAGTATTCCCCTGGGCACCTATGTTCCCGGCGCGAGCATGATTCACCGCACGCCCCCCATGGTGAAGTTTTGCACGCTTATCCTTGCGATTATTGGCACAAGCATATGGGTGAAATCGCTGTATCCTGCGCTGATTTTTCTCGCCATAGCAGTTATTCTCTACGGTATTGCCCGCATTCCGCCGCGCATCATGTGGGCACAGCTCTGGCCACCAATTCCGCTGCTGCTGTTTCTGGGGGCGTTCCAATGGTGGCAGTTGGGGTGGGAACGGGCCGCCGCCATTATGATCGTGCTGTTTGGTTCGGTCATGCTTGCCGTGTTGCTCACGCTCACCACCACCATTGAGGAAATGATGGATGCCCTGGAACGGGCACTACGCCCCACCGCTCGCCTGGGTGTGCCCGTGGATACGATCGTTTTAACGATTTCGCTCACCATTCGACTCATTCCGCTCATGTTGAACACTATTAATGAGGTGTTGGATGCACGTAAGGCTCGCGGCGCCACGTTTTCTATTACCGCATTTGGCACCCCGGTCATCATCAGGTCGATTCGCCGCGCGCATCATATTGCTGATGCGCTATGGGCTCGCGGCGCCGGTGATGGTTAA
- a CDS encoding energy-coupling factor ABC transporter ATP-binding protein: MSTIEFTNVSVHYDDRLVLNDINLTLTENRIGIIGANGGGKSTLIRLINGLGTATTGTVTVDGLDVAKNGKQVRRKVGFVFSDAENQIVMPTVEDDIAFSLRRLKLSKTERTDRTRTMLERFGLEHHAQHSPHLLSGGQKQLLALAAVLVIEPDVIIADEPTTLLDMRNRLKIRKVFDTLEQQLIVVSHDLDFLTGFDRVLCIDNHRIAADGSPTDVIDFYTTLMNRSAL; encoded by the coding sequence GTGTCCACCATCGAATTCACCAATGTCAGCGTGCACTATGACGACCGATTAGTGCTCAACGACATTAACCTCACCCTCACCGAAAACCGCATCGGCATCATTGGCGCCAACGGCGGCGGAAAATCCACCCTCATCCGCCTCATCAATGGGTTAGGAACGGCAACAACCGGAACGGTCACCGTCGACGGCCTCGACGTGGCAAAAAATGGCAAACAAGTTCGGCGAAAAGTCGGGTTTGTGTTCTCCGACGCGGAAAACCAGATCGTCATGCCCACCGTGGAGGACGATATCGCGTTCTCGCTACGGCGTTTAAAACTCAGCAAGACGGAACGCACCGACCGGACCCGCACCATGCTAGAAAGATTTGGGCTAGAGCATCACGCCCAGCACTCGCCGCATCTCCTCTCTGGTGGGCAAAAGCAACTGCTGGCGCTAGCGGCCGTGTTAGTCATCGAACCCGACGTGATTATTGCCGACGAACCGACCACGCTTCTCGACATGCGTAATCGATTAAAGATTCGAAAAGTATTCGATACACTGGAACAGCAACTCATTGTGGTCAGCCACGATCTGGATTTCCTCACCGGATTCGACCGAGTGTTATGCATTGATAATCATCGCATCGCCGCCGATGGTTCCCCCACGGACGTCATTGATTTTTACACCACGCTCATGAATCGGAGTGCCCTATGA
- a CDS encoding biotin transporter BioY, which translates to MTASQDNQSATTADSPHRQESAPTPAGNPLLDVAYIAVFAALIIALAFVAIPVGAAGVPIVLQNAAVILAGLILGRTRGFLTALLFLGLGLIGLPVLAGGKTTLAALGGPTIGYLVGYLVSATVAGSIAYLAPRGNRKALTIYLALGAIAALACQYLCGSVGMMFRADMSFGQALAVNVPFLIPDLIKATCAVAIASGVHLSLPDIRRKAFLK; encoded by the coding sequence ATGACTGCATCACAGGATAACCAATCCGCAACCACTGCCGATAGCCCACATCGGCAGGAATCCGCACCTACCCCCGCAGGTAACCCACTCTTAGATGTGGCCTACATTGCGGTCTTCGCCGCCTTAATCATTGCGCTAGCATTCGTCGCCATCCCCGTCGGCGCCGCCGGCGTGCCTATTGTGCTGCAAAACGCCGCCGTCATTCTTGCCGGCCTCATATTGGGTCGCACCCGCGGTTTCCTCACTGCACTCCTATTCCTCGGCCTTGGCCTCATCGGCCTGCCCGTGCTCGCCGGCGGCAAAACCACGCTCGCGGCCCTGGGCGGCCCCACCATTGGCTATCTTGTCGGCTACCTTGTATCCGCCACGGTTGCTGGCAGTATCGCCTACCTCGCCCCTCGGGGAAACCGCAAGGCACTCACCATATATCTTGCCCTTGGCGCTATCGCCGCCCTGGCCTGCCAATACCTCTGCGGTTCGGTCGGCATGATGTTTCGGGCCGACATGTCCTTTGGCCAAGCGCTCGCCGTCAATGTTCCCTTCCTCATCCCCGATCTCATTAAGGCCACCTGCGCTGTTGCCATCGCCTCCGGTGTGCACCTGTCCCTCCCCGACATCCGCAGGAAAGCATTCTTAAAGTAA
- a CDS encoding DUF3046 domain-containing protein — MRLTEFHKLITDEFGDTRGAWIVHSHMIVALGGTAEELIDAGTDPRDIWWALCEDFRIPPERQLGKDE; from the coding sequence ATGCGGCTAACGGAATTTCACAAACTCATAACCGACGAATTTGGTGATACGCGTGGGGCGTGGATTGTTCACTCGCACATGATTGTCGCGCTGGGTGGAACTGCCGAAGAACTCATAGATGCTGGCACCGATCCCCGCGACATATGGTGGGCGTTGTGCGAAGATTTTCGAATCCCACCGGAACGGCAATTAGGAAAAGACGAATAG
- the recA gene encoding recombinase RecA: MATKKSTKTTKAAVNDRQKALDTALEQIEKDFGKGAVMRLGDDNRPPISAISSGNTAIDVALGIGGFPRGRIVEIYGPESSGKTTVALHAIASAQREGGIAAFIDAEHALDPEYARKLGVDTDALLVSQPDHGEQALEIADMLIRSGAIDLIVVDSVAALTPKAEIEGDMGDSHVGLQARLMSQALRKMTGALHNSGTTAIFINQLREKIGVMFGSPETTTGGKALKFYATVRCDVRRTQTLKDGQDAIGNRTKLKVVKNKVSPPFKIAEFDIVYGEGISRESTLIDMGVDNGIIKKSGSWFTYEGDQLGQGKEKVRMLLKNTPELADEIEEKILKKLKVGKYANLPDEETTNDSVDSVPDVDFDDNADEQQAE, translated from the coding sequence ATGGCTACTAAAAAGAGCACCAAAACAACCAAAGCCGCCGTCAACGATCGGCAAAAAGCACTCGATACCGCCCTGGAACAAATCGAAAAAGATTTCGGTAAGGGTGCGGTCATGCGGCTGGGGGACGACAACCGGCCGCCCATCAGCGCCATTTCCTCCGGTAACACCGCTATCGACGTGGCGTTAGGCATCGGCGGGTTCCCCCGGGGCCGCATCGTGGAAATCTACGGTCCGGAATCATCCGGTAAAACCACCGTGGCGCTCCACGCCATTGCCAGCGCCCAACGTGAAGGGGGCATAGCTGCCTTTATTGACGCCGAACATGCCCTGGATCCGGAATACGCCCGGAAGCTAGGGGTCGACACCGATGCGCTGCTGGTCTCCCAGCCCGACCATGGTGAGCAGGCCCTAGAGATCGCCGACATGCTGATCCGCTCCGGCGCCATCGACCTCATCGTCGTTGACTCCGTGGCCGCCCTCACCCCGAAGGCCGAAATAGAAGGCGACATGGGGGATAGCCACGTGGGCTTGCAGGCTCGCCTCATGAGCCAGGCGCTTCGGAAAATGACCGGTGCCCTGCACAACTCCGGCACCACCGCCATTTTCATCAACCAATTGCGCGAGAAAATCGGCGTCATGTTTGGTTCCCCCGAAACCACGACCGGTGGTAAGGCCCTGAAATTCTATGCCACGGTGCGGTGCGATGTGCGGCGCACCCAAACCCTGAAGGATGGCCAGGATGCCATTGGTAACCGCACCAAACTCAAGGTCGTGAAAAACAAGGTATCGCCGCCGTTCAAGATCGCCGAATTTGACATCGTGTACGGTGAGGGCATTTCCCGGGAATCCACCCTCATCGATATGGGCGTCGACAATGGCATCATTAAAAAGTCCGGCTCCTGGTTCACCTACGAGGGCGACCAATTAGGCCAAGGCAAGGAGAAGGTTCGCATGCTGTTGAAGAACACTCCCGAACTGGCCGACGAAATCGAAGAGAAAATCCTCAAAAAACTGAAGGTCGGCAAATACGCCAACCTGCCGGACGAGGAAACCACCAACGATTCCGTAGATTCCGTGCCGGATGTCGACTTCGACGACAATGCTGATGAGCAGCAAGCCGAATAA
- the recX gene encoding recombination regulator RecX — MLMSSKPNNAKERKLEQLRAALAHYERHGSDLFDHQAEDAKRQVRHRALLLLDQRARSRHELQERLVALDFDTRVIADVLDELEQSRLVNDHDFAMEWVRQRHELRGKSRSVLDQELQRKGISPEHRAAALEQVDDDAEYHCARELAAKKARQITKPPADYAEQEKYLRRIVGVLARRGFASGMSFAIAKEALEQRIAELS, encoded by the coding sequence ATGCTGATGAGCAGCAAGCCGAATAATGCGAAAGAGCGCAAGCTTGAGCAGCTTCGGGCCGCACTAGCCCACTACGAGCGCCACGGCAGTGATCTCTTCGACCACCAGGCCGAGGACGCCAAACGGCAAGTGCGGCACCGCGCCCTCTTGCTGCTCGATCAGCGGGCCAGGTCCCGCCACGAACTTCAGGAACGCCTTGTCGCGCTCGACTTCGACACCCGGGTTATTGCGGACGTGCTTGACGAGTTGGAACAGTCCCGGCTCGTGAACGACCATGATTTTGCCATGGAGTGGGTGAGACAACGCCACGAACTCCGCGGCAAATCCCGCAGCGTACTCGACCAGGAACTCCAGCGTAAAGGCATTAGCCCGGAGCACCGTGCCGCGGCCCTGGAACAAGTCGATGATGACGCCGAGTATCACTGTGCCAGGGAGCTTGCCGCCAAAAAAGCCCGGCAGATCACGAAGCCACCCGCCGACTATGCGGAGCAGGAGAAATACCTGCGGCGGATCGTCGGCGTGTTGGCCCGTCGGGGTTTCGCGTCGGGAATGAGCTTCGCCATCGCCAAGGAAGCGTTAGAGCAGCGCATCGCCGAATTATCCTGA
- the miaB gene encoding tRNA (N6-isopentenyl adenosine(37)-C2)-methylthiotransferase MiaB, producing MKNEANLADYTTPTATTPDSVAGRTYEVRTFGCQMNVHDSERLSGLLEDAGYQPVVAGNTPDLIVFNTCAVRENADMRLYGTLGSLRSVKERHPGMQIAVGGCLAQKDKDAVVKKAPWVDVVFGTHNIGSLPALLKRASHNHQAEVEIVDALEQFPSVLPAKRESAYAGWVSVSVGCNNTCTFCIVPSLRGKEIDRRPGDILAEVQALVDQGVVEVTLLGQNVNAYGVNFADPDLPRDRSAFSRLLRACGEITGLERVRFTSPHPAEFTSDVIDAMAETPTVCPQLHMPLQSGSDKVLKEMRRSYRTKKFLAILDEVRQKIPHAAITTDIIVGFPGETEEDFQATLDVVEKARFTSAFTFQYSPRPGTPAAEYEQQVPKEVVQERYERLIALQERVCLEENQKLVNTEVELLVQADGGKKNAKTHRMTGRARDGRLVHFHPVGSIDQSIRPGDIITTTVTEAKPHFLIADAGVLTHRRTVAGDMSEAGKVPTTAPIGVGLGMPKIGAPAPAVSASTSNCDSTGCGC from the coding sequence ATGAAAAACGAAGCCAATCTTGCCGATTACACCACCCCCACAGCTACCACCCCGGATTCTGTGGCAGGCCGCACCTATGAGGTGCGTACCTTTGGCTGTCAAATGAACGTGCATGACTCGGAACGACTCTCTGGGCTGCTGGAGGATGCCGGTTACCAGCCCGTGGTTGCGGGCAACACCCCGGATCTCATTGTGTTTAATACATGCGCGGTGCGGGAAAACGCCGACATGCGACTCTACGGCACCCTAGGGTCGCTCCGCAGCGTCAAGGAACGGCATCCCGGCATGCAGATCGCCGTCGGCGGGTGCCTGGCGCAAAAAGACAAGGATGCCGTGGTGAAGAAGGCACCCTGGGTCGATGTGGTGTTCGGCACCCACAACATTGGATCACTGCCGGCGCTGCTCAAGCGCGCATCCCATAACCACCAGGCCGAGGTGGAGATCGTCGACGCCCTGGAGCAATTCCCGTCGGTGCTGCCCGCCAAACGGGAATCCGCCTACGCCGGCTGGGTGTCGGTGTCCGTGGGCTGCAATAACACCTGCACCTTCTGCATCGTGCCATCCTTGCGGGGCAAAGAAATTGATCGCCGTCCTGGTGATATCCTCGCCGAGGTGCAGGCCCTCGTCGATCAAGGTGTGGTAGAAGTCACTCTATTGGGGCAGAACGTGAACGCTTATGGTGTGAACTTTGCGGACCCCGACCTGCCGCGGGACCGTTCGGCTTTCTCCCGGCTGTTGCGCGCCTGCGGTGAGATTACCGGCCTGGAGCGGGTGCGGTTCACGTCCCCTCACCCGGCGGAATTCACCTCCGACGTGATCGACGCCATGGCGGAAACCCCCACCGTGTGCCCCCAATTGCACATGCCACTGCAATCCGGTTCGGACAAGGTGCTCAAGGAAATGCGCAGGTCATACCGGACCAAGAAATTCCTGGCCATCCTTGACGAAGTGCGGCAGAAAATCCCGCACGCGGCCATCACCACGGACATTATCGTGGGCTTCCCCGGCGAGACTGAGGAAGACTTTCAGGCCACCCTCGACGTGGTGGAAAAGGCCCGCTTTACTAGCGCCTTCACCTTCCAATATTCGCCGCGTCCCGGCACGCCCGCCGCCGAATACGAGCAGCAGGTCCCCAAGGAAGTGGTGCAGGAACGCTACGAGCGGCTCATCGCCCTGCAGGAGCGTGTGTGCCTGGAAGAAAACCAGAAACTTGTGAACACAGAGGTAGAACTTCTCGTCCAGGCCGATGGTGGGAAGAAGAACGCCAAGACGCATCGCATGACCGGCCGGGCCCGCGACGGCAGGTTGGTGCACTTTCATCCGGTCGGCAGCATCGACCAGAGCATTCGCCCCGGCGACATCATCACCACAACAGTGACAGAGGCGAAGCCGCACTTCCTCATCGCCGATGCCGGGGTGCTCACGCATCGCCGCACGGTGGCCGGCGACATGAGTGAGGCCGGCAAGGTTCCCACCACCGCGCCCATTGGGGTGGGGTTGGGCATGCCGAAGATTGGTGCGCCCGCTCCGGCAGTCAGCGCGTCGACAAGCAACTGCGATTCCACCGGTTGCGGTTGCTAG